A segment of the Chryseobacterium scophthalmum genome:
TCAGTTCTTTGGCGATGTTTTTTACCAATTCAGCGAAAGTTTTTCGTTCTTCGATTGTTGCGGTAATGTCGAGAAAAACCAGTTCATCTGCGCCTTCATTCTCGTGTTTTTTTGCCAATTCTATTGGATCTCCGGCATTTCTCAGATCTTCAAAGTTGATTCCTTTTACGGTGGTTCCGTCTTTTATATCCAGACATGGAATGATTCTTTTTTTAAGCATTTTATTTAATGGGGTTACGCAGCGGCGCAAATTTTTTAATTATTTTTTTGATAGGATTTTATCCTATCCTTTATTAAATCGTCCCTTTGGGACTTTACTGATTTTTTATTTTTCCTAAAATCTTTAATTGATATTTAAAGGAATCGGCAAACTTCTTGAGGTTTCTAAAACTTATGTACTCTTTTATATACAAAAAATTAAAACTCTTCTGTGACTTATATGTTAAAAACTTTTGTGTTTAATCAAATACTTCCAATTGTTTCAATGAAATTCTCCCTTCATAAATCGCTTTTCCGATAATCGTTCCGTCGCATCCGATCTCCTTCATTTTGTAAACATCTTCAATACTCGAAATTCCGCCGCTTGCCACCAGTTTCACTGAAGTTTTACTTATAATTTCTTTGTACAGATCCTCTGAAGCACCTTCCAACATTCCGTCTTTGGAAATATCCGTGCAAATCACATTTTTTACCCCTTTTTCTTGATATTGAAGAATAAGATCAATTACATCCAAACTGCTTTCTTCCAGCCAGCCCGAAGTTTTTATTTTTCTATCTTCACAATCGGCTCCCAAAATAATTTGCCCTGAACCGTATTTTTCAATTAAACCAAAACAAAACTCAGGATCTTGAACGGCAATACTTCCGATGGTAATTTGCTTTGCTCCCGAATTGAATGCTATTTCAATATCTTTCAAAGTTTTCAAACCGCCTCCGAAGTCGATTTTTAAAGACGTTTCTCGAGCAATATTTTCCAATACTTTTTGGTTGACAATATGTTTAGATTTTGCACCATCCAAATCGACCAAATGAAGATATTTTATTCCGAAACTTTCAAATTCTTTGGCAACTTCTAGAGGATTTTCGTTGTATATTTTTTTTGTTCCGTAATCACCTTTCGACAAACGCACACATTTTCCGTCGATAATATCAATAGCAGGAATAATTCGCATATCTAAAGTTTTAAAAAGTTTTGTAATAACTGACTTCCAATTTTGCCCGATTTTTCAGGGTGAAACTGCATCGCATAAAAATTATCTTTTTGCAAAGACGCACTGAATGGCAAAATATAATCACAAATAGAAGTGGTATTTTCTGACAATTCACAATAAAAACTGTGCACGAAATAGACATCACTTTCTTCTTTAATTCCGGAATAAATGTTTTGCTTAAAATCTGAAATTTTATTCCATCCCATATGCGGAATAATATCTTCTGCAGGAAACTTTTTTACATTAATATCAAAAATTCCCATTCCAATCGTGTTTCCTTCTTCGTTATTCTTACACATCAACTGCATTCCTAAGCAAATTCCTAAAACTGGTTGCTTTAAAGTTGGAATTAACTGATCTAATCCTTTCTCCTTTAAGGTTTTCATCGTTGAAGAAGCTTCTCCAACTCCTGGGAAAATCACTTTGTCAGCGTTTTTTATCAATTCAAAATCATCTGTAATAATCGATTCCGCTCCTAATCTGTTCAATGCATTTTGTACAGAGCTTACGTTTCCGCCGTTGTATTTTATAATCGCAATCATCTTATAAACTTCCTTTTGTTGATGGTACATTAAAGTTCTGGTCCGATCGATTTACAGCCATTTTTATTGCTTTTGCAAAGGCTTTAAAAACAGATTCGATCTTGTGGTGCTCGTTTTCTCCTTCCACTTTTATATTAAGATTGCATCTTGCTGAATCGGTAAAAGATTTGAAAAAATGCTCGAACATTTCAGTCGGAACGTCTCCTATTTTTTCACGCTTAAAATTAGCTTCCCAAACCAACCACGAACGACCTCCAAAATCAAGAGCGACTTGTGCTAAACAATCGTCCATCGGAAGTAAAAAGCCATATCTCTCAATTCCTTTTTTCTTTCCCAACGCTTTTAAAACAGCTTCTCCCAAAACAATTCCTGTGTCTTCAATGGTGTGATGTTCATCAATTTGTAAGTCTCCGTTAACTTTAATTTTTAAATCTAAATTGCCGTGCTTCGATATTTGTTCAAGCATATGATCGAAAAAATGTAACCCTGTTGAGATTTCAGAATTTCCGCTTCCATCGAGATTGATTTCTATTTGAATATCTGTTTCATTGGTTTTTCTTGAAACTTTGGCTTTTCGTGGAATCTGCTTTAAATATTGATAAATTTCATTCCAGATTTTAGTCGTCAAATTTGAATCTTCATTTTGAATTTTATTAATAAAGATTGATTTTGAACCTAAATTTTTTGCTAATTGAATATCCGTAATCCTGTCTCCAATCACGAAAGAATTTTCAAGATCATAATCACCGTAAACATATTTCCCCAACATTCCAATTCTAGGTTTGCGATTTGGCGAATTTTCACTTTCAAAACTTTTATCGATCAAAATATCATTAAAAATAATTCCTTCATTTTCAAAAGCTTTCAACATTTTTTCATGAGGTTTTATAAAATCTACATAAGGAAAGCTCTCAGTTCCCAGGCCATCCTGATTGGTCACCATCACCAATTCGTAATCTAATTCTTTTACAATTTTGGCTAAGTTTTGAAAAACTCCGGGATAGAATTCTAATTTTTCTAAAGAATCTACCTGAAAATCTGTTGGAGGTTCTAGAATCAAAGTTCCGTCACGGTCTATAAATAATATTTTTTTCATGATTAAATACTTTTTAAAACCTCAATTAACTGAATATTTTCTTCTCTGGTTCCTACATTGATTCTGATACAATTTGGAATTTGAGGGCTTCTTTTGCTCGTCAAAATTTCTTTTTCCAATAGTTTTTCGTAAACTTTTTCTATATCTTCAAACTCAATCAAGAAGAAATTTGCATCAGTTGGATATACTTTTTTAATACAGTTAACTGATTGAAATTCATTTTCTAACCATGAAATTTCATTTAAAATACCTTCAATATTTTGCTTTACATTTTCAGGTTTATCAATGAGTTCAATGACTTTATGTGAGCTTAAAGAATTCACATTGTAAGGTGCCTTTACCGTATTAATTAACTTAACAATTTCTTTGGAAGAATATGCAATACCTACTCTCACTCCTGCCATTCCCCAAGCTTTTGAGAAAGTCTGAAGAACAATTAGATTTGGATATTTTTCTAATAACTCAATACAAGATCTTTCTCCTGAAAACTCAATATAAGCTTCATCAACCACTACAATTCCATTGAAATTTTTGATGTAAAACTCTATATCTTTTACAGAATTTCCGGTAGGATTATTGGGTGAACACAGGAAAAAAACTTTGGATTTAAAATCTTTTGAAATTTTCAGAAAATCATCTTTTACAATTTCAAAATCTGTATTTAAATCGAGTTTTATTACTTTATTTTCGTTGATAGAAGCGTAAAAACCATACATTGCAAATGATGGATCCATCATTAAAATTGAATCTTTTTTAGGTTCACAAAAAACTTTAATAATCAAATCTATTAGCTCATCGCTTCCATTTCCCACGGCAATTTGATTAACCGAAACATTTTTTATTTCTGAGAGTTTTTGCTTCAATTTTTTTTGAGTAGAATCAGGATAACGGCTCAATTCTCCAAACGGACTTTCATTGGCATCCAATAAAACTGGGTTTTCAAACTCATTGTTGTCCCTAAAACTGATGTAAGGCTGTAATTCTAAGATGTTTTTTCTTACTAAACTATTGATGTTGAATTCTTTCATTTTTTTATTTTAATCGGATTGATACGGCGTTTTTGTGAGCAAATAATCCTTCTGCTTCTGCCATGAGTTCTATTGTTTTTCCTAAATTTTGAAGTCCTTCTTTTGATAGATTCTGAAACGTAATTTTCTTCACAAAACTGTCTAAAGAAACTCCGCTGTAATTTTTTGCAAATCCGTTGGTTGGAAGCGTGTGATTGGTTCC
Coding sequences within it:
- the hisB gene encoding bifunctional histidinol-phosphatase/imidazoleglycerol-phosphate dehydratase HisB; translated protein: MKKILFIDRDGTLILEPPTDFQVDSLEKLEFYPGVFQNLAKIVKELDYELVMVTNQDGLGTESFPYVDFIKPHEKMLKAFENEGIIFNDILIDKSFESENSPNRKPRIGMLGKYVYGDYDLENSFVIGDRITDIQLAKNLGSKSIFINKIQNEDSNLTTKIWNEIYQYLKQIPRKAKVSRKTNETDIQIEINLDGSGNSEISTGLHFFDHMLEQISKHGNLDLKIKVNGDLQIDEHHTIEDTGIVLGEAVLKALGKKKGIERYGFLLPMDDCLAQVALDFGGRSWLVWEANFKREKIGDVPTEMFEHFFKSFTDSARCNLNIKVEGENEHHKIESVFKAFAKAIKMAVNRSDQNFNVPSTKGSL
- the hisH gene encoding imidazole glycerol phosphate synthase subunit HisH encodes the protein MIAIIKYNGGNVSSVQNALNRLGAESIITDDFELIKNADKVIFPGVGEASSTMKTLKEKGLDQLIPTLKQPVLGICLGMQLMCKNNEEGNTIGMGIFDINVKKFPAEDIIPHMGWNKISDFKQNIYSGIKEESDVYFVHSFYCELSENTTSICDYILPFSASLQKDNFYAMQFHPEKSGKIGSQLLQNFLKL
- the hisA gene encoding 1-(5-phosphoribosyl)-5-[(5-phosphoribosylamino)methylideneamino]imidazole-4-carboxamide isomerase, translated to MRIIPAIDIIDGKCVRLSKGDYGTKKIYNENPLEVAKEFESFGIKYLHLVDLDGAKSKHIVNQKVLENIARETSLKIDFGGGLKTLKDIEIAFNSGAKQITIGSIAVQDPEFCFGLIEKYGSGQIILGADCEDRKIKTSGWLEESSLDVIDLILQYQEKGVKNVICTDISKDGMLEGASEDLYKEIISKTSVKLVASGGISSIEDVYKMKEIGCDGTIIGKAIYEGRISLKQLEVFD
- the hisC gene encoding histidinol-phosphate transaminase; protein product: MKEFNINSLVRKNILELQPYISFRDNNEFENPVLLDANESPFGELSRYPDSTQKKLKQKLSEIKNVSVNQIAVGNGSDELIDLIIKVFCEPKKDSILMMDPSFAMYGFYASINENKVIKLDLNTDFEIVKDDFLKISKDFKSKVFFLCSPNNPTGNSVKDIEFYIKNFNGIVVVDEAYIEFSGERSCIELLEKYPNLIVLQTFSKAWGMAGVRVGIAYSSKEIVKLINTVKAPYNVNSLSSHKVIELIDKPENVKQNIEGILNEISWLENEFQSVNCIKKVYPTDANFFLIEFEDIEKVYEKLLEKEILTSKRSPQIPNCIRINVGTREENIQLIEVLKSI